From a region of the Deinococcus metallilatus genome:
- the rfaE2 gene encoding D-glycero-beta-D-manno-heptose 1-phosphate adenylyltransferase translates to MLLEHLEEFRHLRVAVIGEAMLDSYLYGSADRLCREAPVPIVALHGRHDVPGGAANAAVNVRALGASVEFLSVVGADPEGDILLSRLEEAGVDTSGVVRSPTRETLVKQRVMAASQILLRLDRGTESDVAGADEEALLDALRAAFRRADAVIVSDYGYGILTPRLIEALAEEQGRSPRVLVADAKQLERYRDVGVTAAKPNYGEALRLLHEPALHTAEERLAQVAGWEEAVLEKTGARIVAVTLDVEGALVFEQGQPAYRTFTQPHSNANATGAGDTFVSALALALAAGADTPAAADLASAAATVVVQRDGTTVCKTAELRDFLTAESKVLDKGAVLTRIAALREGGRRVVFTNGCFDLLHRGHITYLNQAKALGDVLVVGLNDDASVRRLKGETRPINPTEDRAQVLAALSCVDLIVPFSEDTPAALIEALRPDVYVKGGDYTRETLPEAPLVESLGGEVRLLSYLDDRSTTGIIERVRRAYATGT, encoded by the coding sequence ATGCTCTTAGAACATCTTGAGGAGTTCCGACACCTGCGGGTGGCCGTGATCGGTGAGGCGATGCTCGACAGCTACCTGTACGGCAGCGCCGACCGCCTCTGCCGCGAGGCCCCGGTGCCCATCGTGGCGCTGCACGGGCGGCATGACGTGCCGGGTGGGGCCGCCAACGCCGCCGTGAACGTGCGCGCGCTGGGCGCGTCCGTCGAGTTCCTGTCGGTGGTCGGCGCGGACCCGGAAGGCGACATTCTGCTGAGTCGGCTGGAAGAGGCCGGGGTGGACACCTCCGGCGTGGTCCGCTCGCCCACCCGCGAAACGCTGGTGAAGCAGCGGGTGATGGCCGCCTCGCAAATCCTGCTGCGACTTGACCGGGGGACCGAGAGCGACGTGGCCGGGGCGGACGAGGAGGCGCTGCTGGACGCCCTGCGCGCCGCCTTCCGCCGCGCTGACGCCGTGATCGTCTCGGACTACGGGTATGGCATCCTCACGCCGCGGCTGATCGAGGCGCTGGCCGAGGAGCAGGGCCGCTCGCCCCGCGTGCTGGTGGCGGACGCCAAGCAGCTCGAACGCTACCGCGACGTGGGTGTGACCGCCGCCAAGCCCAACTACGGCGAGGCGCTGCGGCTGTTGCACGAACCCGCCCTCCACACCGCCGAGGAACGGCTCGCCCAGGTCGCGGGCTGGGAAGAGGCCGTGCTGGAGAAGACCGGCGCGCGCATCGTGGCCGTGACGCTCGATGTGGAGGGGGCGCTGGTGTTCGAGCAGGGGCAACCGGCCTACCGCACCTTCACCCAGCCGCACTCCAACGCGAACGCGACGGGCGCCGGGGATACCTTCGTGAGTGCGCTGGCGCTCGCGCTGGCTGCCGGTGCCGACACGCCCGCCGCCGCCGACCTCGCCTCCGCCGCCGCGACCGTGGTGGTCCAGCGTGACGGCACCACCGTCTGCAAGACCGCCGAGTTGCGCGACTTCCTGACCGCCGAGAGCAAGGTGCTGGACAAAGGCGCCGTGCTGACGCGCATCGCCGCGCTGCGGGAGGGGGGGCGCCGGGTGGTCTTCACCAACGGGTGCTTCGACCTGCTGCACCGCGGGCACATCACCTATCTCAACCAGGCGAAGGCGCTGGGCGACGTGCTGGTGGTGGGCCTGAACGACGACGCCAGCGTCCGGCGCCTGAAGGGCGAGACGCGGCCCATCAACCCCACGGAGGACCGCGCGCAGGTGCTGGCCGCACTGAGCTGCGTGGACCTGATCGTGCCCTTCAGCGAGGACACCCCAGCCGCGCTGATCGAGGCGCTGCGGCCCGACGTGTACGTGAAGGGCGGCGACTACACCCGCGAGACGCTGCCAGAAGCCCCGCTGGTGGAGTCGCTGGGCGGCGAGGTGCGGCTGCTGTCCTATCTGGACGACCGCTCGACCACCGGCATCATCGAGCGGGTGCGGCGGGCCTACGCGACGGGGACGTGA
- the waaF gene encoding lipopolysaccharide heptosyltransferase II: MADWSEARNILAVRLDTLGDVLMTTPALRALKVGVPGRRVTLLTSPPGAAVARLVPEIDEVIVYEAPWLKATAPRENSAPDFDMIRLLREKNFDAAVIFTVYSQNPLPSAMLCFLADIPLRLAHCRENPYQLLTDWVRETEPEAGIRHEVQRQLDLVGAVGAATPDERMSLSFSAAAAARVGERLAQLPLDLTRPWAVIHPGATAASRRYPPEYFAEVARQLTGRGLTLLFTGSGGEGELIADIRRMAGGVGHSLAGELGLEELSALIARSPLLISNNTGPAHMAAALGTPVVDLYALTNPQHTPWAVPSRVLSYDVPCKWCYSSVCRTGHHLCLRGVRPEEVVAAALELLTPAPVGVAR, encoded by the coding sequence GTGGCGGACTGGTCTGAGGCCCGCAACATTCTCGCCGTGCGCCTGGACACCCTGGGCGACGTGCTGATGACCACCCCGGCGCTGCGGGCGCTGAAGGTGGGCGTACCGGGGCGCCGCGTCACCCTGCTCACCTCGCCCCCCGGTGCCGCCGTCGCCCGCCTGGTGCCCGAGATCGACGAGGTGATCGTTTACGAGGCGCCCTGGCTCAAGGCCACCGCACCCCGCGAGAACAGCGCCCCGGACTTCGACATGATCCGCCTGCTGCGCGAGAAGAACTTCGACGCCGCCGTGATCTTCACGGTCTACAGCCAGAACCCGCTGCCCTCCGCCATGCTGTGTTTCCTGGCGGACATTCCGCTGCGGCTGGCCCACTGCCGGGAAAACCCCTACCAACTGCTGACGGACTGGGTGCGCGAGACGGAACCGGAGGCGGGCATCCGCCACGAAGTCCAGCGGCAGCTCGATCTGGTGGGGGCGGTGGGGGCGGCCACGCCGGATGAGCGCATGTCGCTCAGCTTCTCGGCGGCGGCAGCGGCGCGGGTGGGGGAACGGCTGGCGCAGTTGCCGCTCGACCTCACCCGGCCCTGGGCGGTCATTCACCCCGGTGCCACTGCCGCCTCACGCCGTTACCCGCCGGAGTATTTCGCGGAGGTGGCGCGGCAACTCACTGGGCGCGGCCTCACCCTCCTCTTCACGGGAAGTGGTGGCGAGGGCGAGTTGATCGCGGACATTCGGCGGATGGCCGGTGGCGTGGGGCACTCGCTGGCGGGGGAACTGGGGCTGGAGGAACTGTCGGCGTTGATCGCGCGCTCGCCCCTCCTGATCTCCAACAACACCGGCCCGGCGCATATGGCCGCCGCGCTGGGCACGCCCGTCGTGGACCTCTACGCCCTCACCAACCCGCAGCACACGCCCTGGGCGGTGCCGTCGCGCGTCCTCTCGTATGACGTGCCGTGCAAGTGGTGCTACAGCTCGGTCTGCCGCACCGGGCACCACCTCTGCCTGCGCGGGGTGCGGCCGGAAGAGGTCGTCGCGGCGGCGCTGGAACTGCTGACACCCGCGCCCGTGGGGGTTGCGCGATGA